A part of Aegilops tauschii subsp. strangulata cultivar AL8/78 chromosome 2, Aet v6.0, whole genome shotgun sequence genomic DNA contains:
- the LOC109780981 gene encoding uncharacterized protein: MQNYSKLNKLPTIVEEDETDRGDGYNGPTFRCSVQKMYSVISQFDQQKREIVNSMGWGGTLSMPLISNLSVRHMVWLLGMVDEVRQAIVLGPNKVFKFNESDVEKVFGIPAAGTDVMDRTLDRSDTVYAYLRGRLGIENKEVRSLKSIQSILSCDYKGKMSQTEVAAFKTAYIVFMMTHVFAPTVKNDYFYTDYWPALVDPDSLDKFNWGRYIVEVVCAAAVKMKQDIRRKATVSNIIGCLLFLQVLYLDNIQLGDLSMTHDVFPRIKAFTVDKIRAMINADKRPMDSSKNGDFIYGISAPRDADSSAYSRADDEDNAQQGGDAWACATKICDAMGLTHQAKLNLYNELTAHQEDIIKQVEVMNAKFYEKIYRMLNDNSFTRNKGVMHASGLTNVSRDNNATKSSTVEADMASDDVSSPEKRNDEAFVIHMQNKRPRVDIDATSNAVASQHGGGMRSNSEMDVDLNVADLLASTLEGNTMDVRNHVNTVCWDNEPSFDLGLDFTPSSKVGKNKSFSCRYQDGGCALFGNISDGDVADINNGSQGVTSSCESWRNDGITGGSSDGQGPNKSSHTPSACPSDNLGTPASSVADSVPPYWYLSEQTRSSSPTSVDKIIQDYFVFEKDTRFTDIINLNAKILDFDVSNSPVVKRRTVSHTNHVAGPCITALASHDKKVIDAFFCFVASMEESHAEKCVWIMHHTPSYIEVTADQLKSSFCGKVDVDHDIFSLMIRRLKQIDDGAAQGGDMTRIKHYMEADLMMRVMAGDMRCQHKSIRDQFIGDHITYDVPNCMLIMFPAYVSFAWVCYTIHTIKKKVFIYDPLASENGGAIKQLHMRNCNLLKSAMIEFAKTYFEFWDFGFGDLEPAIIHPKRQVSERHLSGFYTMNFCRNFIGDQEADNIHVDDDSSMAAYYLYDILHLKGNNAKRPHQFIESIDE; the protein is encoded by the exons ATGCAG AACTACAGCAAGCTCAACAAGTTGCCCACAATCGTTGAAGAGGACGAAACAGACAGGGGCGACGGGTATAATGGCCCTACTTTCAGATGTTCAGTTCAGAAGATGTACTCTGTTATTTCGCAGTTTGACCAGCAGAAACGAGAAATTGTTAACTCTATGGGTTGGGGTGGcactctatccatgcctctcatCAGCAACCTAAGCGTCAGGCATATGGTCTGGCTTCTGGGGATGGTGGATGAGGTCAGACAAGCCATTGTACTGGGACCGAATAAGGTTTTTAAGTTCAATGAGAGTGATGTTGAGAAGGTATTCGGAATCCCGGCAGCTGGAACAGATGTCATGGACAGAACTCTTGATAGGAGTGACACTGTATATGCATACTTGCGTGGTCGTTTGGGGATAGAGAACAAGGAAGTAAGAAGTCTGAAGAGCATACAGTCCATACTGTCATGTGACTACAAGGGGAAGATGTCACAAACAGAGGTGGCTGCATTCAAAACTGCGTACATCGTATTCATGATGACACATGTATTTGCACCGACAGTCAAGAATGACTACTTCTACACTGATTATTGGCCAGCACTGGTCGACCCAGATAGCTTGGATAAGTTCAATTGGGGAAGATATATTGTTGAAGTAGTGTGTGCAGCCGCCGTTAAGATGAAACAAGATATTCGCAGGAAAGCGACGGTGTCGAACATAATAGGATGCTTGCTCTTCCTACAG GTTTTATATCTAGACAACATTCAGTTGGGGGACTTAAGCATGACACATGATGTGTTCCCCAGAATTAAAGCTTTCACCGTGGATAAAATTAGAGCCATGATTAATGCCGACAAAAGGCCAATGGATTCATCGAAAAACGGAGATTTCATTTATGGAATTTCAGCA CCACGGGATGCTGATAGTTCAGCATATTCTAGGGCAGATGACGAAGATAATGCGCAACAAGGGGGGGATGCTTGGGCATGCGCAACCAAGATTTGTGATGCTATGGGCTTGACGCATCAG GCCAAACTTAACCTATATAATGAGCTGACAGCACACCAAGAGGACATCATTAAACAGGTTGAAGTTATGAATGCAAAATTTTATGAGAAGATATACAGAATGTTAAATGACAACAGCTTTACACGTAATAAGGGTGTGATGCATGCATCCGGGTTGACGAATGTAAGTAGAGACAACAATGCCACGAAATCTTCAACAGTGGAGGCTGATATGGCTTCTGATG ATGTGAGCAGCCCAGAAAAGAGGAACGATGAAGCTTTCGTTATCCATATGCAAAATAAACGCCCTCGTGTGGATATCGATGCAACAAGCAACGCAGTAGCATCACAACATGGTGGGGGGATGAGATCTAATTCTGAGATGGATGTCGATCTCAATGTGGCCGACCTGCTGGCTAGTACGCTTGAGGGGAACACAATGGATGTTAGGAATCATGTGAACACGGTTTGCTGGGACAATGAGCCGAGTTTTGATTTAGGTCTGGATTTCACACCGTCATCAAAGGTGGGCAAGAACAAGAGTTTCAGCTGTAGATATCAAGACGGTGGTTGTGCTTTATTCGGAAATATATCTGATGGGGATGTTGCTGACATTAACAACGGATCTCAAGGTGTTACATCATCATGCGAATCGTGGCGAAATGATGGCATCACGGGTGGGAGTAGTGATGGTCAAGGACCAAATAAGTCATCACACACCCCCAGCGCATGTCCTTCAGACAATTTGGGCACTCCTGCAAGTTCAGTAGCCGACTCTGTTCCTCCCTACTGGTACCTCAGTGAGCAGACAAGGTCGTCCTCACCGACATCCGTTGATAAAATTATTCAAGACTATTTTGTATTTGAGAAGGACACAAGGTTTACGGACATTATTAACCTCAACGCAAAGATTTTGGATTTCGACGTCAGCAACTCGCCTGTGGTCAAAAGGAGAACTGTGTCACACACAAACCATGTGGCAGGGCCATGCATCACTGCATTGGCCAGTCATGACAAGAAGGTCATAGACGCTTTTTTCTGCTTCGTAGCAAGTATGGAAGAATCACATGCAGAGAAATG CGTGTGGATAATGCATCACACACCAAGCTACATAGAGGTGACCGCAGACCAGCTGAAGAGTTCCTTCTGCGGTAAGGTTGATGTAGATCACGACATTTTTAGCCTTATGATTCGGAGACTGAAACAGATAGATGATGGAGCTGCCCAAGGCGGAGATATGACCAGAATAAAACATTACATGGAGGCTGATCTCATG ATGCGTGTGATGGCAGGAGATATGCGATGTCAGCATAAATCCATTCGGGATCAGTTCATTGGAGATCACATCACCTACGACGTACCAAATTGTATGCTG ATTATGTTTCCGGCCTACGTCAGCTTCGCTTGGGTATGTTACACAATACATACAATTAAAAAGAAGGTGTTCATCTATGACCCGTTAGCATCGGAGAATGGTGGAGCAATCAAACAACTACATATGAGAAACTGCAACCTGTTGAAGTCTGCTATGATTGAGTTTGCAAAAACATATTTTGAATTTTGGGACTTCGGGTTCGGTGACTTAGAACCGGCTATTATTCATCCTAAACGTCAAGTGTCTGAAAG GCACCTATCTGGGTTTTACACAATGAACTTCTGCAGGAACTTCATCGGTGACCAAGAGGCAGATAATATTCATGTG GACGATGACAGTTCTATGGCGGCATATTACCTTTACGACATTCTACATCTCAAGGGGAACAATGCAAAGAGGCCACATCAGTTCATCGAGTCTATCGATGAATGA